A stretch of the Parabacteroides timonensis genome encodes the following:
- a CDS encoding SIR2 family NAD-dependent protein deacylase: MKKKLVVLTGAGMSAESGISTFRDSDGLWEKYRVEEVATPEGFASNPELVLDFYNQRRRELLNTKPNAGHIGLAELEKDFDVHIITQNIDNLHEQAGSSNVLHLHGELMKSCSVRDLNTTYDISPEHPDIHLGDKDPHDNQLRPFIVWFGEAVPMIDPAIRLVESCDLFVVIGTSLNVYPAAGLLNYVRRGQPIYLIDPKEVNTYRNDIHFIKAGASEGVKQLAIILKGGSS, from the coding sequence ATGAAAAAGAAATTAGTCGTACTGACCGGCGCCGGCATGAGTGCTGAAAGCGGTATTTCGACCTTTCGTGACTCCGATGGTCTCTGGGAAAAATACCGGGTGGAAGAGGTTGCAACCCCCGAAGGCTTTGCCTCCAACCCCGAACTGGTACTCGACTTCTATAACCAGCGACGCAGGGAATTGCTCAACACCAAACCCAACGCGGGACATATCGGACTGGCTGAACTGGAAAAGGATTTCGATGTGCACATCATTACACAAAATATCGATAACCTGCACGAACAGGCAGGTAGCAGCAACGTGCTCCATCTTCACGGAGAATTGATGAAATCCTGTTCCGTACGGGATCTCAACACGACCTACGATATCTCCCCCGAACATCCGGACATCCACCTCGGTGACAAAGATCCGCATGATAATCAGCTACGTCCTTTTATCGTATGGTTTGGTGAAGCTGTTCCGATGATCGACCCGGCTATCCGCCTGGTGGAGTCATGTGACCTGTTTGTGGTGATCGGCACTTCCCTCAATGTTTATCCGGCAGCGGGACTGCTGAATTACGTTCGTCGCGGCCAGCCTATCTATCTTATCGACCCGAAAGAAGTAAATACTTACCGGAACGATATCCACTTCATCAAAGCCGGTGCATCGGAAGGTGTTAAGCAACTGGCAATAATACTAAAAGGGGGATCAAGCTAA
- a CDS encoding sulfatase-like hydrolase/transferase — QRQWLAHQVQHDEFAPKDNYPINRGFQDCYGTIYGVVDYFDPFSLISGDKPVNSVPDDYYSTIALADTAVAYVNKYAETDKPFFMYLAFHCPHWPLHALPEDIEKYKDTYKDGWQAIREARYQRMKEMKLFGDADNFLSPRQFTDSWDENPTKEWDARAMAVHAAMVDRMDQEIGRVIETLKKNGQLDNTLILFMSDNGCSNEDCQNYSEGENDRPAETRDGRKIVYPKEKEIMPGPETSYASVGARWANAANTPFRFWKAKSYEGGICTPMIAHWPKGIKQPKGSVNTQMGHVMDIMATCLDISGTDYPTEYNGNKIIPLAGKSLDPIFKTGTRQGHDELCFEHFNEKALIDVSGWKIVWPNNKKDWELYNLNEDRSEMHNLADQYPEKVKEMVARYEEWEKDYMVVPRPK; from the coding sequence CAGCGTCAGTGGCTGGCACACCAGGTGCAACACGATGAATTTGCACCCAAAGATAACTATCCGATCAACCGTGGTTTCCAGGATTGTTACGGTACGATCTATGGAGTGGTGGATTATTTCGACCCGTTCAGCCTGATCAGTGGAGATAAGCCGGTGAATTCTGTTCCAGATGATTATTACAGCACGATTGCATTGGCCGATACAGCCGTTGCCTACGTGAATAAGTATGCGGAAACCGATAAGCCTTTCTTTATGTACCTGGCTTTCCACTGTCCGCATTGGCCGTTGCATGCACTACCTGAAGATATAGAAAAGTATAAAGATACTTACAAAGACGGTTGGCAGGCTATCCGGGAAGCCCGTTACCAGCGGATGAAAGAAATGAAACTGTTCGGTGATGCTGACAATTTCCTATCTCCCCGCCAGTTTACCGACTCCTGGGACGAGAACCCAACCAAGGAATGGGATGCCCGTGCGATGGCAGTTCATGCAGCTATGGTAGACCGTATGGATCAGGAGATCGGTCGTGTGATAGAGACGCTAAAGAAGAACGGACAGTTGGATAATACCCTGATCCTCTTTATGTCGGATAACGGATGCAGTAACGAGGACTGTCAGAATTATTCGGAAGGGGAAAACGACCGTCCTGCCGAAACGCGCGATGGCCGTAAGATCGTTTATCCGAAAGAGAAAGAGATAATGCCTGGCCCGGAAACAAGTTATGCCTCTGTGGGTGCCAGATGGGCGAATGCCGCAAATACGCCGTTCCGTTTCTGGAAGGCAAAATCGTATGAAGGAGGAATTTGTACTCCGATGATCGCCCACTGGCCGAAAGGGATCAAGCAGCCGAAAGGAAGTGTTAATACCCAAATGGGGCATGTGATGGATATAATGGCAACCTGCCTTGATATATCCGGTACCGACTATCCGACGGAATACAATGGAAATAAGATCATTCCATTGGCCGGCAAAAGTCTGGACCCGATCTTTAAAACAGGGACGCGCCAGGGACACGACGAATTATGCTTCGAGCATTTCAACGAGAAAGCCCTGATCGATGTCTCCGGCTGGAAGATCGTATGGCCGAACAATAAAAAGGACTGGGAACTTTATAACCTAAATGAAGATCGCAGTGAGATGCATAATCTGGCCGATCAGTATCCGGAAAAGGTAAAAGAGATGGTAGCCCGGTATGAGGAATGGGAGAAAGATTATATGGTCGTTCCCCGTCCGAAATAA
- a CDS encoding 3'-5' exonuclease: MERFAAIDFETANGKRCSVCSVGVAIVEDNKIIDQVYSLIRPYPNYYTQWTTAVHGLTPADTNDAPDFEEVWAKIAPKIVDLPLVAHNSPFDEGCLKAVHQTYELAYPKYQFYCTCRLSRKMYPFLVNHQLHTVAAYCGYDLRNHHHAMADAYACAHIAVTMMREKGVETLQELL, encoded by the coding sequence ATGGAACGCTTCGCCGCAATTGATTTTGAAACTGCCAATGGAAAACGCTGCAGTGTATGCAGTGTCGGGGTGGCTATTGTCGAGGATAATAAAATCATCGATCAGGTATACAGCCTGATCCGCCCTTATCCGAATTACTATACACAGTGGACTACTGCCGTACATGGACTTACGCCAGCCGATACGAATGATGCCCCCGATTTTGAGGAAGTATGGGCAAAGATCGCACCTAAAATAGTCGATTTACCCCTGGTTGCCCATAACAGTCCTTTCGATGAAGGATGCCTGAAAGCCGTACACCAAACATACGAACTGGCTTATCCGAAATATCAGTTCTACTGCACCTGCCGTTTGTCGCGTAAGATGTATCCGTTCCTGGTGAATCATCAGTTGCACACGGTGGCAGCTTATTGTGGGTATGACCTTAGAAACCACCATCATGCAATGGCGGACGCGTATGCCTGTGCCCATATTGCAGTCACTATGATGCGCGAGAAAGGAGTAGAAACCTTACAGGAATTATTATAA
- a CDS encoding glycoside hydrolase family 125 protein, with protein MTTRRNFLKSGSLSLAGLLVGQKSFAHIAESAATGSPVISETSQYTCLRPALEKRHFSSPAVEQAIKTTKAKLKDPKLAWMFENCFPNTLDTTCEHKIVNGKPDTFVLTGDIHAMWLRDSSAQVFPHIKFANEDPKVKTMLAGVINRQTWCINIDPYANGFNEGPTGSEWESDRTEMKKELHERKWEIDSLCYPIRLAYHFWKKTGDTSPFDADWDKAMKSVYKTFIEQQRKDSLGPYRFSRKTDRQGDTLLNDGYGSPVRPVGLIVSSFRPSDDATLFGFLIPSNMFAVTSLRQLAEMMRDIKKDNDFARQCDSLADEVAAAIEKYGIVEHPKFGKVYAFEADGFYNHVFMDDANVPSLLAMPYLGCVDVNDPVYQNTRKLVLSELNPYFFKGKAGEGIGGPHIGFDFIWPMSIIMRCNTTSDPEEIRHCVKMLRDTDGETGFMHESFHKDDPKNFTRSWFAWVNTLFGEMIYRLVQEGKTDILNNLG; from the coding sequence ATGACTACACGTAGAAACTTCCTGAAATCCGGAAGCCTTTCACTGGCAGGCCTGCTGGTCGGACAAAAATCGTTTGCCCACATAGCAGAGTCAGCAGCTACAGGTTCGCCGGTTATTTCTGAAACTTCACAGTACACATGTCTGCGTCCGGCACTGGAAAAACGTCACTTTTCTTCGCCAGCCGTAGAACAGGCAATCAAAACTACTAAAGCAAAACTAAAAGACCCGAAACTGGCCTGGATGTTCGAAAACTGTTTCCCTAACACATTGGATACCACCTGCGAACATAAGATAGTGAACGGTAAACCCGACACTTTCGTCCTGACAGGCGACATCCACGCAATGTGGTTGCGCGACTCGTCGGCACAGGTTTTCCCACACATTAAATTTGCCAATGAAGATCCAAAAGTTAAAACCATGCTGGCTGGTGTAATCAACCGTCAGACCTGGTGCATTAACATCGATCCGTATGCCAACGGCTTCAACGAAGGCCCGACAGGCAGCGAATGGGAAAGCGACCGTACGGAGATGAAGAAAGAGCTCCACGAACGTAAGTGGGAGATCGACTCACTTTGTTACCCGATCCGCCTGGCTTATCATTTCTGGAAAAAAACAGGCGACACCTCTCCTTTCGATGCAGACTGGGACAAAGCAATGAAATCTGTCTATAAGACTTTCATCGAACAACAACGTAAAGACAGCCTCGGCCCTTACCGTTTCTCCCGTAAGACAGACCGTCAGGGCGATACTTTGCTAAATGATGGTTACGGTAGCCCGGTACGTCCGGTAGGCCTGATCGTTTCGTCTTTCCGTCCTTCGGACGACGCGACCCTGTTCGGCTTCCTGATCCCGTCGAATATGTTTGCCGTAACTTCCTTGCGCCAGCTGGCCGAAATGATGCGCGACATCAAAAAGGATAACGATTTTGCCCGCCAGTGCGATTCATTGGCTGACGAAGTGGCTGCCGCCATCGAAAAATACGGAATCGTCGAGCATCCGAAATTCGGTAAAGTATATGCATTCGAAGCAGACGGTTTCTACAACCATGTTTTCATGGACGACGCCAATGTTCCGAGTTTGCTGGCAATGCCTTACCTGGGATGCGTCGATGTAAACGACCCGGTATATCAGAACACACGCAAGCTGGTGCTTAGCGAATTAAACCCTTACTTCTTCAAAGGTAAGGCGGGTGAAGGTATCGGCGGACCGCATATCGGCTTCGACTTTATCTGGCCTATGAGTATCATCATGCGATGCAACACGACCAGCGATCCGGAAGAAATACGCCATTGCGTTAAAATGCTGCGCGATACCGACGGAGAAACCGGTTTCATGCACGAATCGTTCCACAAAGACGATCCAAAGAACTTTACCCGTTCCTGGTTTGCCTGGGTTAATACTCTATTCGGAGAAATGATCTACCGCCTGGTACAGGAAGGAAAAACAGATATCCTGAACAATCTGGGATAA
- a CDS encoding dicarboxylate/amino acid:cation symporter, with amino-acid sequence MKKLKVSLLTKVVIAIAAGVLFGQFLPNGIARIFVTFNSLFGNFLSFSIPLIILGLVTPAIGDLGKGAGKLLAITALIAYGSTIFSGFFTFFSTSAIFPHILPANAELTAMDNPEDFMLLPYFTVGMPPLMDVMTALLLSFTIGLGLSYIDGNALREAFNDFQKIITKLIEAIIIPLLPLHIFGIFLNMTVSGQVMSIIAMFLKVIIVIFVLHVLLLIIQFTIAGSISGKNPFRLLRNMLPAYATALGTQSSAATIPVTLAQTVKNGVRETIAIFVIPLCATIHLSGSTMKITACAMAIMYMAGEPVTFAGLAGFIMMLGITMVAAPGVPGGAIMAALGLLQSMLGFNETLQALMIALYIAMDSFGTACNVTGDGAIAVVVDKIAGKQQTVTVEEVTE; translated from the coding sequence ATGAAAAAACTGAAAGTATCGCTACTGACTAAAGTAGTCATTGCCATCGCTGCCGGTGTGTTGTTCGGCCAGTTTCTGCCGAATGGTATCGCACGTATCTTTGTAACCTTCAACTCGTTGTTCGGAAACTTCCTTTCGTTCTCCATCCCGCTTATCATTCTGGGACTGGTGACACCTGCCATCGGAGACCTGGGAAAAGGAGCCGGCAAACTATTGGCTATCACGGCTCTGATCGCTTATGGATCGACGATCTTTTCAGGATTCTTCACGTTCTTCAGTACTTCGGCGATCTTCCCGCATATATTACCAGCCAATGCGGAACTCACAGCCATGGATAATCCGGAAGATTTCATGCTGCTTCCTTATTTCACCGTGGGTATGCCTCCATTGATGGATGTCATGACCGCCCTGTTATTATCGTTTACAATCGGGCTAGGACTATCTTATATCGACGGGAACGCATTACGGGAAGCATTCAACGATTTTCAGAAGATTATAACCAAACTTATCGAGGCCATTATTATTCCGCTACTTCCTTTGCATATCTTCGGTATCTTTCTGAATATGACGGTCAGCGGACAAGTGATGAGTATTATAGCCATGTTCCTGAAAGTGATCATCGTGATATTCGTACTGCATGTGTTACTTTTGATTATTCAGTTCACGATTGCCGGAAGTATCAGTGGAAAAAATCCATTCCGGTTATTAAGAAACATGCTGCCGGCTTATGCTACTGCATTAGGAACACAATCGTCGGCTGCTACCATTCCGGTGACACTGGCTCAGACTGTCAAGAACGGCGTCAGGGAGACAATCGCTATTTTTGTTATTCCATTATGCGCAACCATTCACCTTTCCGGTAGTACGATGAAGATTACGGCCTGTGCAATGGCTATCATGTATATGGCCGGAGAGCCGGTAACGTTTGCCGGTTTAGCCGGATTCATTATGATGCTGGGCATTACGATGGTTGCCGCTCCGGGAGTCCCGGGGGGAGCTATTATGGCTGCGCTCGGATTATTGCAGAGCATGCTGGGATTCAACGAGACTTTACAGGCTTTAATGATTGCCCTCTATATCGCAATGGATAGCTTCGGTACGGCCTGCAACGTAACAGGCGACGGCGCAATTGCAGTTGTGGTCGATAAGATTGCCGGGAAGCAGCAGACTGTAACCGTAGAAGAGGTCACCGAATAA
- the nhaC gene encoding Na+/H+ antiporter NhaC, with protein sequence MDQTPAKIPSPLLSLVPILVLVALLFVTIRTFGSDALSGGSQVVLLTATAVCCLIAMGYSKVRWKSIELAMINNITGVATALIILLIIGALSGSWMISGVVPTLIYYGMQIIHPSFFLASTCVICAVVSVMTGSSWTTIATIGIALLGIGLAQGFDAGWIAGAIISGAYFGDKISPLSDTTVLAASVTDTPLFKHIKYMMITTVPSMLITLVIFTVAGFTHEATASDQIAMYSTSLKETFNISFWLLIVPIVTGILIAKRVPSIITLFISATLAGVFALIFQPHLLQEISGLPVENIQSQFKGLLMTFYGSTQVQTGNADLNDLVSTRGMSGMMNTIWLIICAMCFGGAMTASGMLGSITSVFIRFMKRTVGLVASTVVSGLFLNICTADQYISIILTGNMFKDIYQKKGYESRLLSRTTEDAVTVTSVLIPWNTCGMTQATILGVATLTYLPYCFFNLISPLMSITVAAIGYKIKRINEKTESIATD encoded by the coding sequence ATGGATCAAACTCCCGCAAAGATACCTTCACCCTTACTTTCTCTCGTTCCCATACTTGTATTGGTTGCGCTCCTATTCGTCACCATCCGCACCTTCGGCAGTGATGCCCTGAGCGGAGGCAGCCAGGTCGTTTTGCTAACGGCAACAGCTGTCTGCTGTCTGATCGCCATGGGATACAGCAAAGTACGCTGGAAATCGATCGAGCTGGCGATGATCAACAATATCACCGGGGTAGCGACGGCACTGATCATTCTTTTAATTATCGGGGCGTTATCCGGCAGCTGGATGATAAGCGGGGTAGTGCCGACATTGATCTATTATGGAATGCAGATCATTCACCCCAGTTTCTTCCTGGCATCGACCTGTGTCATTTGCGCGGTCGTTTCTGTTATGACGGGAAGTTCGTGGACGACGATTGCCACGATCGGTATAGCTTTACTGGGTATCGGTCTGGCGCAGGGATTCGATGCCGGATGGATTGCCGGAGCTATTATTTCAGGTGCCTATTTCGGCGATAAGATATCTCCGCTTTCGGATACGACGGTACTGGCTGCATCGGTTACCGATACCCCGTTGTTCAAACATATCAAATATATGATGATAACGACGGTTCCTTCCATGCTAATCACACTAGTTATTTTCACCGTAGCAGGTTTCACACACGAGGCAACGGCAAGCGACCAGATCGCTATGTACTCGACCTCTCTGAAGGAAACATTCAATATCTCATTCTGGCTGTTGATCGTCCCGATTGTTACCGGCATATTGATTGCCAAAAGGGTGCCTTCCATCATCACCTTATTTATATCTGCCACCCTGGCAGGTGTATTCGCTTTAATCTTTCAGCCTCACCTGTTGCAGGAAATATCGGGCCTGCCTGTCGAAAACATACAATCGCAATTCAAAGGGCTGCTTATGACTTTCTATGGAAGTACCCAGGTGCAGACAGGCAATGCCGACCTGAACGATCTGGTATCCACCCGGGGGATGAGCGGAATGATGAACACGATCTGGTTAATCATCTGTGCCATGTGTTTCGGGGGAGCCATGACTGCCAGCGGCATGCTGGGAAGTATCACCTCGGTATTCATCCGCTTTATGAAACGTACCGTAGGACTGGTTGCATCGACTGTCGTGTCGGGTCTGTTCCTTAATATCTGTACTGCCGACCAATACATCTCGATTATCCTTACAGGAAATATGTTCAAGGATATTTATCAAAAGAAGGGATATGAAAGCCGCCTGTTAAGCCGAACCACGGAAGATGCGGTAACGGTGACTTCCGTTCTTATCCCATGGAATACTTGCGGTATGACGCAGGCCACCATTCTGGGTGTAGCCACTCTTACATATTTACCTTATTGTTTCTTTAATCTAATCAGCCCGTTGATGAGCATCACGGTTGCCGCCATCGGGTATAAAATCAAACGGATAAATGAAAAAACTGAAAGTATCGCTACTGACTAA